From the Ensifer adhaerens genome, the window ATCCAGGCCACCCGCTTCGAGATCGGCATCCCAGACCGAATGATTGATGTCGACGGGCAGCACCCGGACCCCATGCTCCCGCGCGTCCCGCACCAATTGCCCGGGCGCGTAAAAACCCATCGGCTGTGAGTTCAGGAGCGCCGCGCAGAAGACATCGGGATAATAGGTTTTCAGCCAGCAGGAGACATAGACGAGCAGCGCGAAGGACGCCGCGTGGCTTTCCGGAAAGCCATATTCGCCAAAACCTTCGATCTGCTTGAAGCAACGCTCGGCGAAATCGCGCGGATAGTTGTTCTTGACCATGCCTTCGATCATCTTCTCGTGGAAGGTATGGATGGTGCCGGTGCGCTTGAAGGTCGCCATCGCCCGCCGCAACTGGTCGGCCTCACTGGGCGAAAAACCGGCGGCAGTGATGGCAATCTGCATCGCCTGCTCCTGGAACAGCGGCACGCCGAGCGTCCGTTCCAGAACGACCTCTAATTCAGGGCTCGGATATTCGATAGGTATCCCAAGAGCATGCTGCTCCCGCCGTTTCAGATAGGGATGCACCATGTTGCCCTGGATCGGCCCCGGCCGGACGATCGCCACCTCGATGACGAGATCATAGAATTTCCTGGGCTTCAGCCGCGGCAGCATGCTCATCTGCGCCCGGCTCTCGATCTGGAAGACGCCGATCGTATCGGCGCGGCAGATCATGTCGTAGACGGCCTTCTGATGATCCTTGAAGAGCTGGTGCAGGGTTCTCTTCTCACCGTAATGCCGGTCGAGCAGATCGAAGGCCCGGGCGATGCAGGTCAGCATGCCGAGCGCCAGCACGTCGATCTTCAGGATCTTCAGCGTGTCGAGGTCGTCCTTGTCCCACTCGATCATGAAGCGGTCGGGCATCGCCGTGTTCATGATCGGCACCACCTCGTCGAGCCGGTCGCGGGTCATGACGAAGCCGCCGACATGCTGGGAAAGATGGCGCGGGAAACTCATCAGCTCGCTGGCATAATCGAGCACCTTCACGGTCGTCGGGTCCTTCGTGTCGAGACCGGCGGCCTGCGCCTCGCGTTCTGAGAGATCGGCGACCGACCAGCCCCAGACCGAGCCGGCAAGCGCCGATTGTACGTCTTCTGAGAACCCGAAAGCCTTGGCGGTCTCGCGACCGGCGGAACGCGCCCGGTAGCTGATGACGGCGGCCGTCAGCCCCGCATGTTCCTTGCCATAGGTCTCATAAATATGCTGGATGACCCTCTCCCGCTTCTCGTGCTCGAAATCGACGTCGATATCCGGCGGCTCGTCCCGTTCGGTCGAGAGGAAGCGATCGAAAAGCAGGGTGGTCGAAAGCGGGTCGACTTCGGTAATCCTCAGGCAGTAACAGACGGTGGAATTCGCCGCCGAACCGCGGCCCTGGCACAGGATTTCGGCGCCACGCGCAAACTGCATGATGTTGCGCACCGTCAGGAAGTAGGGCTCGTAACGTTTGCCGGCGATCAGCTCGAGCTCATACTCGATCTGCGTCGAAACCTTCTCAGGAATCTCACCGGGATACCGCTCGCGCGCGCCCTCCATCGTCAGCCGCCGCAGCGTCTGCGTCGGTGTTTCGCCAGGAATGCTCTCATCCGGATATTGATATTCGAGATCCGACAGCGAGAACTTCAGACGCCCAAAGAAATGCCCGGTATTGGCGATCGCTTCCGGATAATCGCGGAAGATGCGCGCCATTTCGGCAGGCGTCTTCAGATGTCGTTCGGCATTGGCGTGCAACCGATAGCCGGCGGCAGCGATCGTCACATGCTCGCGGATGGCGGTGACGACATCGGCAAGCGGTCGCCGGTCAGCGGCATGAAACAGCGGACTGTTGGTGGCGACGAGCCTGACTGACGCATGGCGGGCAATGGTCGCAAGCCCGGCAAAGGCAAACTGGTCGAAGCCGTCATAACGCGGCACCAGCGCCAGATAGAGCCGGTTGGCGAAATGCGGTTTCAACCGCTTGAGGAAATCGGCAAGCAGGGTTGCCTCCGGCGCGCCGATCACCGGGCCGGGCAGCACGGCAAGCAAGAGATCCTCGCCCCATTCGATGAGATCGGTCTCGTAGAGCGTGCAGGTGCCTTTCTTGGCGCGCAGGTTTCCGGCACTCAGCATCCGGCAGAGATTGCCCCAGCCGCGGCGATTTAAGGGATAGGCGAGCACGTCAGGCAGGTCTTCGGCAAAGGAGAGCCGCGCGCCTGGCTGGAAGGCATATTTCTCCACCTTGGCCTGCGCATGCGCGCGCACCACGCCGGCGACGGTATTGCGATCGGCAATGCCGAGGCCGCCAATGCCGAGGCGGCTTGCCGCAACAACCATCTCGCCCGGATGGGAAGCGCCTTCGAGGAAGGAAAAGTTCGACCAGGCGCCGATCTCGAAATAGGGCACAGCGTTACTCATGCGAAGACTCCATGCATGAACCAGCGCGGCGGAGCGCTCGCGCCATAATGGCCCTCGCGGAACAGCCAGAACCGCCGACCGCTATCGTCTTCCACCCGGAAATAATCGCGCTCCAGCGCCGGCTCGCCATCGAGCCACCATTCGCCGGCAATCCGTTCCGGCCCTTCGGCCCGCGCGATGCGGTGCAGCGTGCGCCGCCAGCGAAAGCTTCTCGGCGGCCCCTCCGGCACCTCGGCGACCGCCTCCACCGGCTCGGGGCTTGGAAAGAGCCGTTGCGGCCGGGCCGCCGCGGCAAGCAGAGGCGCCGGAATGTTTGCGGCCGGCTCCCCGGCCTTGCTGATCAGCGCCATGTCCGCAAGCGGGCGGAAGGTCGCTGCCCGCTCCGGAACATGGCTTTCCGAGAGAGCCGGCACCATGAGGCTCTCCGCTCCGAAGCGCGCCATGACCCGATCGGCGAAGGCCGCAAGCGGGCGCTCGCGATCCGGCGTGCCGGAAAAATCCTCCTGCATCACCTCGTATTTTTCGCTCTTCGGCACCGAGAGCCTCAAGATTTCGAAGCCGAAGCCGGCATCGAGATCCTCATGCACCGCCTGCAGGCGCTCTCGGAAAAGACCGGCGACGCGCCGCGGCTCGTTGAGCGGCGAAGATGTGCCGGCGGCGATGCGGAAGACCGCGCCATCGACACGGAAGAGCAGCAGTTCGAACAGGCGTCCGCCCTCCCCGCGCTTTTCCAGTTCCGGCTTCAGCCGCAGCGCCAGTTCTTCCGTCAGGCCTAAAATATCGTCTTCGCCCTGAACCGGTTCGCCGAGACGGCGTTCGACCGAAAGGGCCGCGACGGGCAGCCGTGGCGACAGCGGTTCGTCCTCCCGCCCCAGCGCCTGATCGAGGCGCAGAAGCAGGGTTGCGCCGAACCGGCGGGCAAGCGGCGCGCGCGGCGCCTCGATGATGTCGCCGATCTGCTTGAGCCCGACCCGGCCAAGCGTTTCGATCATCTCCTGCGACAACCGCAGCGCCGCCATCGGCAACGGTGCCAGCGCCCGCGCCGCCTCGTCCTCGGCAAGGATATCGTCGGAGCCGAAACGCGCTACCGCCCAGGAGAGCCCGGCGGAAGAGGAGATCGCCGCCCGGGCCTCGACACCCAGATGAAAAAGGCGAGCGAGCAGATCGTCGAGCAGTGCCTTTTCCCCGCCGAGAAGATGGGCGCAGCCGGTGATGTCGAGAAAGAGACCGCTGTCACCATCGAGCGCGACGAGCGGCGTATAGCGGCTGCACCAGTCCGCAAGGCCCGCAAGCAGCGCCCGGTCGGCGACGGGATCGGCCGGCAACACGTCGATCTCGGGACACATGGCCCGAGCCTCGGCAACACCCTGACCGATATGAAACCCCTGCTTTTCGGCATAGCCGTCGAGCGCGACGAGACGCATCGCACTCTTCACCTTGTCGGCGAAGACGACGGGCGGATGCTCAGGACGCCCGCGGGAAAGCCACGAGTTCCCCCAGCGCTTGCGGGCGACCCGATCGGCCGGAAGATGCGGAAAGGCGAGCGACAGAATGCGCTGGTTCTGGATCTGCCGCAGCAGCGGCTGGTAGGGGCTCGACGGGGTAAAGGCGGCGGTCATGGGGGTTCCACTCCAGGAAGAAGCCGAGCGGCGCAGGAGCCCTGCTCTTCTCGGCAATGACGTGAAAGACGGGATGGCCGATGCTGCCGCGAAGCATCGATCCATCCGGTAGGGGGCGCTCGCGCGCCGGGGCCGGCTCGACGAGGAAGCGGAAGAAAGCGCTGCTGGCCTCCTCGTGTCCGGACTGGCGCAGAAGCAGAAGGGGGATGTGGCCCGCCCGTGAGCGGACATGCAGGCGCCGGCTTTCGCTAAGCGCCAGGGCTGCGGGATTGCCGCGAATTTCGAGGATCACGGCACAGAAGGTCGGGACGGAAAGCGCGGCTTCAGCGATCCAGAGCGCATCCTTCACCGTGCGAGGCAGGCTGAAGACGAGGCCGCGGACATCGAGGCCGAAAGCCTTGAGACCCAACCCGTAGGGCATGCCCGCTTCGTTGGAAGCCATCGCCTGGCTGATCCAGAGTACGGGCGCCACCGGCTCGCCCTTTTCCAGGCGCGCCTGCTGACAGAGCACGCTAAGTGCGGCAGCAAATCCGGCGGCAGCACCGGCATCACGCGTTTCGGCATTGCGGATTTCCGTCATGCCTTCGAGCGGCAGACCGCCTTCGAGAAGCGCGTCCAGATCCCGAACGCCAAGCGCAAGCGCCTTGCGCCCCGGCTCATCTTCCTCACGTTGACGGAAGCCGCCGGGATCGGCCGTCCTGGCGGCTCGCACGACGCCCGGAAGCCGACGGTTTTCGATCCTGGCTATGGTTTCTCGGAGCGAAAGCACCGTCTCCCGCTCCACGGCTTTGTCGGCCATGACGGTCAACTCCCATCAGAATGTTCATGTTATGTTCTATTAGATTCCAGAGCTTCCTAAATGAGTCAACAGCCAATTCTAAGAATTTATTCCTGCCCCTGTGCGCAGGGAATTCAACACTCGAAAAACACTGGCAAAATCGCTATATGGAGGGCAACAAGGAGTGCCTATGGCCCGCATTGACCAGACCGATGATTGGCGGGAACGCCACGCACCGACGCTCACCACCTTCGAACAGCTCGCGCTGGAAGCCTACAGCCATCTGCCGCAGGAGTTCCGCCAGCTGACGACCGACCTCATCATCGAAGTCGCCGACTTCCCGAGCGACGACGTCTTCGAGGATATGGCGCTGGAGACGCCCTTCGATCTGCTCGGCCTCTTCGAAGGCCGCGGCATCAGCGAGCGCTTCACCATGGAAACCGGCCAGTTCCCGAACCGGATCACGCTTTATCGCCGTCCGATCATCGACTATTGGGCGGAGAACGAGGAGACGCTGGGCGATATCATCACCCACGTGCTGATCCACGAGATCGGCCACCATTTCGGCCTCTCCGACGACGACATGGAACGGATCGAGGCAAGCGTCGAACACGTCGGCGGCTGACACTTCATTTGCCTATCATCCACGCGGTGAGGGCTGCCCCTCATCCGCGCGGTGAGGAAGCCCCTCATCCGCCTGCCGGCACCTTCTCCCCGCAGGCGGGGCGAAGGAAACCTGCGGCACCCGCTCGCATTCATACCCAATTCCAGAAGCGGGCTTCACGTGCCGACTATTCGCGATGACCAAGCGTCAGTCGCGTCCCCTCTCCCCGCCCGCAGGGAGAGGGTTAGGGTGAGGGCAGCCGCTGAAACAGCTAGGCCTACTGTTCCGACAGCTTGGTATCCGGGGTGTAATCCTTGCCCTCGACCTCTTTGACCACCGCCTGGCCGCACTGCATGTGCTGCGTATCCGCATTGAAGGCATAGGTGGGCGAGCCGTGCAGGCTCCAGCCCTGGTTCAGCGCCGCCGTCACCTTGTGGCAGAAAGAGGCGTCGTCAGGGCCGGTCAGGAAGCGGTAGAGTTTCAAGATCTTCTCTTTCGTTGTTCGATAAGGTCCGCCTTGGCGGCAAGCGTCACGGCCTGGTCGAGGTGCAACCGCTCGACCATACGCCCGTTGAGATTGATGACGCCCTTGCCGGCGTTTTCCGGAAGCGCAAAGGCGGCGATGATCGCGCGCGCCTCGTCGACGGCAACCTGCTCCACGCCGAAGCGCTCGTTCGCCGGGCCAATCTGGGTGGGATGGATCAGCATCTTGCCGTCATAGCCCATGTCGCGGCCCTGCCGGCATTCCTCGTCGAAGCCCGCCGCATCACGGAAATCGTTGAACACGGCGTCGATGACATCAAGGCCGCCGCCGCGCGCCGCCAGCAGGATCTGCATCAGCCAGGAAATCAGATAGGGGCGACCAGGGCGATCCGGCACGCCGGTCTCCTTGCGCAGGTCGTTGAGGCCGACGACGAAACAATCGAGCCTGCCGCTGAAGGTGCGGCCGGTCTCGGCGATTGCCGGCGCGTTGATCACCCCGCGCGGCGTTTCGATCATCGCCCAGAGACGCAACGTTTCCGGCGCGTCGTTCTCGTCGAGCCATTCGGCCGCCGCCTGAATATCCGCCGGGCTTTCGACCTTCGGCAGGAGAATGGAATCGGGATTGGCCGCTAGCACTGCGGCGAGATCGTGATGACCGAAATCGGAGCCGATCGCATTGATGCGGATGACGATTTCGCAGTCCGGCCGGTTCGCCGTCAGATACTGCACCAGAGCCTCACGCGCTTCCACCTTGCGCTCGGGCGCAACCGCATCCTCGAGATCGAAGATCGCGGCATCGGTTGCGAGTTCAGCGACCTTGGCAAGCGCGCGGACATTGTCGGCCGGCACCGAGAGCACCGAGCGGCGCAGACGCACGGGGTGATGTTCGATCGATTTGTTCATGTTTCAGTTGTGCCTGCCTTTGCCGCGTTCCGCAAGACGAGGCGAACCGCCGCACCCCTTTCGCAAAGCGCGCCCCTTGCAAGTCAGGGCACGAGCCCCCACATCGCCCTCAGAAAGGTGACGATTATGCAAAGCATTCGCTCTGTTCTCTTTACGGCCGCAGCCCTGAGCATCACGTTCGCGGCATTTGTCCTGACCGCCTCGCTGGCGCTGGCACTTGCCGGCATCGCCGCCGTCGTCGTGGTCGGCAGCGCCATTGCCACACGGCTGAATTTCAGGCCAGCCCGCGCCACGGCGCGTCCGGCTGCCGCAGGCCCCGCCCATGGCCACGGCCAGCGCGAGATGCGCATCTGGAACGACGGTCGCGGTACGATCATCGACCTCTGATCCCCAGGCGCCGGGACCGATCCCCGGGCGTCGGAATCGATCCCCAGCGGTCATCCGCAATCGGGCCGATCAATAATCGGCTCGAATCCTGTTGGCGCCCTTCAAAAACCGTCATTCAGCAGGCTGCAATTTTTTTCGATCCCATGTCGGATCGGACATTCCATCTTCGTCCTTGAGACAGGCCAGCACGGTCCTGGCTCTTCGAAACAGGATGGAGAACGACATGGATACCCAGACGCAGCAAACTGAAACGAAGCAGCCGGCACCGGTCCTGAACGGCCTTCTGCCCTATCTTCAGGTCGATGGCGCCGCCAAGGCGTCGGAATTCTACCAGCGCGCCTTCGGTGGTGAAGAAGTGGGCCGGCACCCGCTCGACGAGCAGGGCCGGACGATGCACATCCATCTCTACATCAATGGCAGTTCGCTGATGCTGGCGGATGCCTATCCGGAATACGGCCACCCGCTGGAAAAACCCCAGGCCTTCACCCTGACGCTGACCGTCGACGACATCGATGCCTGGTGGGACCGTGCCGTTGCCGCCGGCGCCGAAGTGGTGATGCCGATCGAGGTGATGTTCTGGGGCGATCGCTACGGCCAGCTTCGCGACCCCTTTGGTGTTCTCTGGGCCATGAACAGCCCGGTGAAGGCAGGCTAAGGCCTTCCAGACAATCGAAAACCGCGCGAAGCTTTCGCCGGGCGGGCATTTTCACCCGCTCGGCGACGCGCGTTTGGACAGATTTTCCTTCATTTCGGCGCAAAACTGCTCTAAACGCTAGCGCAACATTCTTCTGAAATCGAAGGCCTGAAGTTATGGAAAAATTCGTCAAGCTCACCGGTGTTGCAGCCCCCCTCCCCGTCGTCAATATCGACACGGACATGATCATTCCGAAGGATTACCTGAAGACGATCAAGCGCACCGGCCTCGGCACGGGCCTCTTTGCCGAAGCCCGCTACAACGAGGACGGCTCGGTCAATCCGGACTTCGTGCTCAACAAGCCCGCCTACCAGAACGCCAAGATTCTCGTTGCCGGCGACAACTTCGGCTGCGGCTCCTCGCGCGAGCATGCTCCGTGGGCGCTGCTCGACTTCGGCATCCGCTGCGTGATCTCCACGTCCTTTGCCGACATCTTCTACAACAACTGTTTCAAGAACGGCATCCTGCCGATCGTCGTCAGCCAGGCTGACCTCGACAAGCTGATGGACGATGCCTCGCGCGGCTCCAACGCTATCCTCTCGGTCGACCTGGAGTCCCAGGAAATCACCGGTCCGGACGGTGGCTCGGTCAAGTTCGAGGTTGATGCGTTCAAGCGTCACTGCCTGCTGAACGGCCTCGACGACATCGGCCTTACGCTCGAAAAGGCGACCGCCATCGACAGCTTCGAAAAGTCGGTCGGCGCCTCGCGCCCCTGGGCCTAAGAGAAACATGGCGCGCAAGCTCATCTCCTCGGGTTCGCCCTTCGAAAAGACGGCAGGCTATTCGCGTGCCGTCGCGATGGGCGACTGGTGCTTCGTCTCCGGCACGACCGGCTATGACTACGCCACCATGACCATGCCCGAGACGGTGGAGGAGCAGGCGCGCAATTGCCTGAAGACGATCGAGGGCGCGCTGAAGGAAGCGGGCTTCTCGATGAAGGACGTTGTCCGCAATCATTACTACGTCACCGATGCCAGCTTCGCCGACCGGGTGTTCCCGATCTTCGGCGAAGTTTTTGGCGAGATCCGCCCGGCCGCAACCATGATTGTCTGCGACCTGATCCGCCCGGAAATGCTGATCGAGATCGAGGTCACTGCCCTTCGCGGCTGAAGACTTCTCGCCCAACCCCTCCTCAAATCGATTCCGATTTCGGCCAAGATGCGGTAGTCCATGGACTTCGCAGACGAGATGCTGAAACGGAAGACGCACATGCAATTCGAGGGCACCGCCGACTATATCGCCGACAAAGACCTGATGATCGCCGTCAACGCCGCGATCCGGCTGGAGCGGCCGCTGCTGGTCAAGGGCGAGCCCGGCACCGGCAAGACCGAGCTTGCCCGCCAGATTGCCGCAGCCCTTGGCCTCGAATTGATCGAATGGAGCGTCAAGTCGACGACCAAGGCGCAGCAGGGCCTCTACGAATACGACGCTGTCTCCCGCCTGCGCGACAGCCAGCTCGGCGACGAGCGCGTCAACGAAGTCCGAAACTATATCCGCAAGGGCAAGCTCTGGCAGGCCTTCGAGGCGGACCGCCGCGTGGTGCTTTTGATCGACGAGATCGACAAGGCCGATATCGAGTTTCCGAACGACCTGCTGCAGGAGCTCGACCGCATGGAATTCCATGTCTACGAGACCGGCGAGATGATCGGCGCCCGCCACCGGCCGATCGTCATCATCACCTCCAACAACGAGAAGGAACTGCCGGACGCCTTCCTGCGCCGCTGCTTCTTCCACTATATCCGCTTCCCGGACGCAGACACGCTCGCCCGCATCGTCGAGGTGCACTATCCCGGCATCCGCAAGACGCTGCTTTCAGCAGCGCTTGCCGCCTTCTACGACATACGCCAGGTGCCGGGCCTGAAGAAGAAGCCGTCGACATCAGAAGCGCTCGACTGGATCCGCCTGCTCGTCGCCGACGAAGTCGATCCGGCTGATCTGAGAGCCGATCCCAAGACCATGCTGCCGAAGCTGCACGGCGCGCTCCTCAAGAACGAACAGGACGTGCACCTCTTCGAGCGCCTCGCCTTCATGGCGCGCCGCGATCAATGACGCCCGACGCCCACAAGGTACTGATCTACGCCACCTGGCGAGAGCAGCTGCTGGTGTTCGACGAACCGGACTTTCCAGAGATCGAGCTGCAGGTACCCGGCGGTACGATGGAGCCGGGCGAAAGCCCGGAGACATCGGCCATACGAGAGTTTGTCGAGGAAACCGGGCTGACGCCGCCGGAGGCACTCACCCATCTCGTCACACAGGACTACCGCTACCCGAAGGACGGCAGGACGATCTGCCATCGGCGACACTACTTTCACGTCGCTCTCGCCGGCGAGCAGCGCCAGACTTGGGTGCATCAGGAAACGACGCCCTATGGCGGCGGTGAACCGATCCGCTTCCGGTTCTTCTGGCTCGGCCTCGACGAGGCTGACCGCCGGCTCGGTTATGGCATGCGGGACGCCTTGGATTTTCTGCGAATCCAGCGGATTGGCCCCTCACCCTAACCCTCTCCCCGCAGGCGGGGAGAGGGGACGCGACTTGGCGCAAGGTCACCTCAAGACGCTGCCGCCCGACGTGTGTGCTGTGAGCTGTTAGGTGGTATACGCCAACTGGGAAACGATCGGGCGCCGCAAGGCCCCTTCTCCCCTCCTGCGGGGAGAAGGTCGCGGCAGCGGGATGAGGGGCGGCCGGCCAAAGCACCCGAATCGTTTTTCTTGACCCCTGCATCCCACTCGCGCTATCAAATTCTCCGTGGTGATTTGGCCGGCCGGCTTGCAGCCACGTTAAACAAGTCGCTAAAGGGCCGAGGAAAGTTGGATTTCCGAGGACCGGTCGCGATCAATCGCCGCCGGTTTTTTTGTATTGATCGAGTGGAAGCCCATGCCCATCAAGATTCCCGATACGCTGCCCGCTTTCGAAACCCTCGTACATGAGGGTGTGCGGGTGATGACCGAGACTGTGGCGATCCGACAGGACATCCGCCCGCTCCAGATCGGGCTCCTGAACCTCATGCCGAACAAGATCAAGACCGAGATCCAGATGGCACGCCTGATCGGCGCCTCGCCGCTGCAGGTGGAATTGTCGCTGGTGCGCATCGGCGCCCACCGGGCGAAGAACACCTCGGAAGATCACCTGCTTTCGTTCTACGAAACCTGGGACGAGGTGAAGGGGCGCAAGTTCGACGGCTTCATCATCACCGGCGCGCCGGTCGAGACGCTCGAATACGAAGACGTCACCTATTGGGACGAATTGAAGCGTATCCTCGACTGGACGGAGACCAACGTCCATTCGACCCTCAACGTTTGCTGGGGCGCGATGGCGGCGATCTACCATTTCCACGACGTGCCGAAATATCCGCTGAACGAGAAGGCCTTCGGCGTCTACCGCCACCAGAACCTCAACCGCTCCTCGGTCTATCTCAACGGCTTCTCCGACGATTTCGCCGTCCCCGTCTCGCGCTGGACCGAGGTCCGCCGCGCCGACATCGACAAGGTGCCGAGCCTCGAAATCCTGATGGAATCGAAGGAGATGGGCGTCTGCCTCGTACACGAGAAGAAGGGCAACCGGCTCTACATGTTCAACCACGTGGAGTATGATTCGACCTCGCTGTCGGACGAATACTTCCGCGACGTGGATGCGGGCGTGCCGATCAAGATGCCGCACGACTATTTCCCGCATAACGATTCGACTCTGCCGCCGCAGAACCGCTGGCGCAGCCATGCGCATCTGTTCTTCGGCAACTGGATCAACGAGATGTACCAGACGACGC encodes:
- a CDS encoding HpcH/HpaI aldolase/citrate lyase family protein, whose translation is MNKSIEHHPVRLRRSVLSVPADNVRALAKVAELATDAAIFDLEDAVAPERKVEAREALVQYLTANRPDCEIVIRINAIGSDFGHHDLAAVLAANPDSILLPKVESPADIQAAAEWLDENDAPETLRLWAMIETPRGVINAPAIAETGRTFSGRLDCFVVGLNDLRKETGVPDRPGRPYLISWLMQILLAARGGGLDVIDAVFNDFRDAAGFDEECRQGRDMGYDGKMLIHPTQIGPANERFGVEQVAVDEARAIIAAFALPENAGKGVINLNGRMVERLHLDQAVTLAAKADLIEQRKRRS
- a CDS encoding ImuA family protein, with amino-acid sequence MADKAVERETVLSLRETIARIENRRLPGVVRAARTADPGGFRQREEDEPGRKALALGVRDLDALLEGGLPLEGMTEIRNAETRDAGAAAGFAAALSVLCQQARLEKGEPVAPVLWISQAMASNEAGMPYGLGLKAFGLDVRGLVFSLPRTVKDALWIAEAALSVPTFCAVILEIRGNPAALALSESRRLHVRSRAGHIPLLLLRQSGHEEASSAFFRFLVEPAPARERPLPDGSMLRGSIGHPVFHVIAEKSRAPAPLGFFLEWNPHDRRLYPVEPLPAAAAADPEPAHSVARLSASSGRSGRPQALGELVAFPRAS
- a CDS encoding NUDIX hydrolase; translation: MTPDAHKVLIYATWREQLLVFDEPDFPEIELQVPGGTMEPGESPETSAIREFVEETGLTPPEALTHLVTQDYRYPKDGRTICHRRHYFHVALAGEQRQTWVHQETTPYGGGEPIRFRFFWLGLDEADRRLGYGMRDALDFLRIQRIGPSP
- the metA gene encoding homoserine O-acetyltransferase MetA, translated to MPIKIPDTLPAFETLVHEGVRVMTETVAIRQDIRPLQIGLLNLMPNKIKTEIQMARLIGASPLQVELSLVRIGAHRAKNTSEDHLLSFYETWDEVKGRKFDGFIITGAPVETLEYEDVTYWDELKRILDWTETNVHSTLNVCWGAMAAIYHFHDVPKYPLNEKAFGVYRHQNLNRSSVYLNGFSDDFAVPVSRWTEVRRADIDKVPSLEILMESKEMGVCLVHEKKGNRLYMFNHVEYDSTSLSDEYFRDVDAGVPIKMPHDYFPHNDSTLPPQNRWRSHAHLFFGNWINEMYQTTPYDLAEIGTGKR
- the leuD gene encoding 3-isopropylmalate dehydratase small subunit codes for the protein MEKFVKLTGVAAPLPVVNIDTDMIIPKDYLKTIKRTGLGTGLFAEARYNEDGSVNPDFVLNKPAYQNAKILVAGDNFGCGSSREHAPWALLDFGIRCVISTSFADIFYNNCFKNGILPIVVSQADLDKLMDDASRGSNAILSVDLESQEITGPDGGSVKFEVDAFKRHCLLNGLDDIGLTLEKATAIDSFEKSVGASRPWA
- a CDS encoding DUF1737 domain-containing protein is translated as MKLYRFLTGPDDASFCHKVTAALNQGWSLHGSPTYAFNADTQHMQCGQAVVKEVEGKDYTPDTKLSEQ
- a CDS encoding RidA family protein: MARKLISSGSPFEKTAGYSRAVAMGDWCFVSGTTGYDYATMTMPETVEEQARNCLKTIEGALKEAGFSMKDVVRNHYYVTDASFADRVFPIFGEVFGEIRPAATMIVCDLIRPEMLIEIEVTALRG
- a CDS encoding error-prone DNA polymerase, whose amino-acid sequence is MSNAVPYFEIGAWSNFSFLEGASHPGEMVVAASRLGIGGLGIADRNTVAGVVRAHAQAKVEKYAFQPGARLSFAEDLPDVLAYPLNRRGWGNLCRMLSAGNLRAKKGTCTLYETDLIEWGEDLLLAVLPGPVIGAPEATLLADFLKRLKPHFANRLYLALVPRYDGFDQFAFAGLATIARHASVRLVATNSPLFHAADRRPLADVVTAIREHVTIAAAGYRLHANAERHLKTPAEMARIFRDYPEAIANTGHFFGRLKFSLSDLEYQYPDESIPGETPTQTLRRLTMEGARERYPGEIPEKVSTQIEYELELIAGKRYEPYFLTVRNIMQFARGAEILCQGRGSAANSTVCYCLRITEVDPLSTTLLFDRFLSTERDEPPDIDVDFEHEKRERVIQHIYETYGKEHAGLTAAVISYRARSAGRETAKAFGFSEDVQSALAGSVWGWSVADLSEREAQAAGLDTKDPTTVKVLDYASELMSFPRHLSQHVGGFVMTRDRLDEVVPIMNTAMPDRFMIEWDKDDLDTLKILKIDVLALGMLTCIARAFDLLDRHYGEKRTLHQLFKDHQKAVYDMICRADTIGVFQIESRAQMSMLPRLKPRKFYDLVIEVAIVRPGPIQGNMVHPYLKRREQHALGIPIEYPSPELEVVLERTLGVPLFQEQAMQIAITAAGFSPSEADQLRRAMATFKRTGTIHTFHEKMIEGMVKNNYPRDFAERCFKQIEGFGEYGFPESHAASFALLVYVSCWLKTYYPDVFCAALLNSQPMGFYAPGQLVRDAREHGVRVLPVDINHSVWDADLEAGGLDRNAIEPRHREMEDVIRTTKAMRLGFNSIKGLNQKELEDKLVANRGAGYGSVRDLWLRSGLSRSALERLADADAFRSIGLDRRKALWAVKALDEKSAAERLPLFEGAAREELRPEPAMILPEMLAGEQVINDYRYLSFSLKAHPVSFLRDTLAAQGIVTSRTLATAPVGRRITVAGLVLVRQRPGSAKGVIFMTIEDETGVANAIVWPKVFTTYRPVVMGARLVKIRGRLQRESSVIHVVAEHIEDITPMLGLLRKEARRFGGSDRADEALRPTGDAREKKAQGNLRLPIIRESDGRPRQATAEVADVMPKGRNFH
- a CDS encoding VOC family protein, with the translated sequence MDTQTQQTETKQPAPVLNGLLPYLQVDGAAKASEFYQRAFGGEEVGRHPLDEQGRTMHIHLYINGSSLMLADAYPEYGHPLEKPQAFTLTLTVDDIDAWWDRAVAAGAEVVMPIEVMFWGDRYGQLRDPFGVLWAMNSPVKAG
- a CDS encoding DNA polymerase Y family protein — protein: MLRQIQNQRILSLAFPHLPADRVARKRWGNSWLSRGRPEHPPVVFADKVKSAMRLVALDGYAEKQGFHIGQGVAEARAMCPEIDVLPADPVADRALLAGLADWCSRYTPLVALDGDSGLFLDITGCAHLLGGEKALLDDLLARLFHLGVEARAAISSSAGLSWAVARFGSDDILAEDEAARALAPLPMAALRLSQEMIETLGRVGLKQIGDIIEAPRAPLARRFGATLLLRLDQALGREDEPLSPRLPVAALSVERRLGEPVQGEDDILGLTEELALRLKPELEKRGEGGRLFELLLFRVDGAVFRIAAGTSSPLNEPRRVAGLFRERLQAVHEDLDAGFGFEILRLSVPKSEKYEVMQEDFSGTPDRERPLAAFADRVMARFGAESLMVPALSESHVPERAATFRPLADMALISKAGEPAANIPAPLLAAAARPQRLFPSPEPVEAVAEVPEGPPRSFRWRRTLHRIARAEGPERIAGEWWLDGEPALERDYFRVEDDSGRRFWLFREGHYGASAPPRWFMHGVFA
- a CDS encoding metallopeptidase family protein; translation: MARIDQTDDWRERHAPTLTTFEQLALEAYSHLPQEFRQLTTDLIIEVADFPSDDVFEDMALETPFDLLGLFEGRGISERFTMETGQFPNRITLYRRPIIDYWAENEETLGDIITHVLIHEIGHHFGLSDDDMERIEASVEHVGG
- a CDS encoding AAA family ATPase, which encodes MQFEGTADYIADKDLMIAVNAAIRLERPLLVKGEPGTGKTELARQIAAALGLELIEWSVKSTTKAQQGLYEYDAVSRLRDSQLGDERVNEVRNYIRKGKLWQAFEADRRVVLLIDEIDKADIEFPNDLLQELDRMEFHVYETGEMIGARHRPIVIITSNNEKELPDAFLRRCFFHYIRFPDADTLARIVEVHYPGIRKTLLSAALAAFYDIRQVPGLKKKPSTSEALDWIRLLVADEVDPADLRADPKTMLPKLHGALLKNEQDVHLFERLAFMARRDQ